The Dyadobacter sandarakinus DNA window TTTGCGACAGGAGGAATGCAATCACCTGTACCGTTTTGCCCAGCCCCATATCATCAGCAAGACAGCCTCCAAAGCCGAAATCATCGAGGAAGTTGAGCCAGTTGAGTCCTTCCTGCTGGTAGTGGCGCAGCGATGCCGCCAGCTCTGCGGGTACCTTTGTTTCGTGGATAGCGTCAAAATCGGCGAAGCGGGTTTGGAGAAAACGGATTTCGTCCCGCACTTCCTTATCCAGCATTTCCGCATCGTACATCTCAGCTACCGACTGGAAGGCTATCCTGGGTGTGCGTATGGTTTCGCCGGCGATTTCGCCCGCCTCAAAAAATCCCGCAAATTTTTCGAGCCACTGGGCAGGCAGCATGCCCGTGGTGCCATCGTCCAGCTGTACATACCGCGTGTGGTTTTTGACAGCTTTGTGTAAATGCTTGAGGGTAACCTTCTGATTTCCGAAAAAGACATTTGCGGTGGTGTTAAACCAGTTGATACCGCTGATCACATGTACCGATACCCTTGCCTTGTTCAGGTTAAAGCGCTGTTTCATGATCTTGTTGAAGCCCAGGATGCGAATGTCTTCCTCCTGCCATTCTTCAAAAATCATTGGAAACCAGTCTTCACTCAGGAACCGGGTTTTGTGTAAATAAAAGAAATTGCGCCCCTCGTTCTGCTCCTCGAAATCGGGATGCTGCCTCCTCAATATGCTGATAAAGCGCACCTCCTCGGCATCCTGCCGGGCCACCACGAAGGGATTTCCGTGCCCGTCGATGGCATAAATCTGCTTTTCTGAAAATACAGGCACCTCCACCGGCCCGTAGCGGATCACGGGCGTAATCAGGATATACTGGCCAGTCTCTTCGAGGTAGATGATCTTCTCGCGTTCGTCATTAAAACCCTGTTCTTCCAGCTGCCTGGGGGTAGCAGGCCTGAGGTAGGAATAGGTAATCCGGATGCGGTTTTCAAGACGGGAAAGCAGCTGCGTTCTGAATTCCTCAAACTTGGACGCATGTACCATGATTTTCTGGTTGTGCTGCCGGAAAAAGGATACGATTTTGAGCGTGTCCTCACTCCCGATCAAATGCAATGCATCCTGGTGCAGTACAAAATAGTCAAACCGGATCGTAATCGTTTCCAGGTCCAATGCCACACCATTGAGCAGCAGTTCACCCGAAATCTGGAAAAACTGATTTTTCTGATCGATCATCAGTTGTGGTTCCATTTCTGTGCGCTCCATACGCACCGGCACGAGCGAGGCCACACTGATGTTCTCGGATATGCTCGAATTATGATAGTAAAAATCAATTTCCAGCGGATTTCTGACAACAGATTTCAGTCCGGCCAGGTCGGTGGACGTTTTACTGTTCCGGAAATTATTGGAAAACGATGCCACGGCGGAGTAAAACTTTACCACGCTAGTGTCGGCCTCGTCCCACATCATTTCCAATGCATTGAGTGGTACAAGCGGGTTTTTCAGCTTGCCGTCGCGGGTTGTCGGCGCATCGTACAGTTCCAGAAAAAAATGATCATAATACTTGTTCTGACCCAGTACAGCGATCATTTTCCGGTTTTCTGCCACTGCCTTTTCGCCGGGCAGCTCGGGCGGTGCCGCGGGCATCAGCCGGGTTTCGAGCTGTGCAACCGAGGCTGCATTTACGGGGATAAGTTCTTTAAGCCGGGGTTTGATCAGCAGCTCTTTGCCGGCCAGTTCCAGTGCGAAAAACCGGTCGGGTTCCGGTTCATTTTCCATACCATAGTCGGCGGCTGCCTGGCGGATCTTTTCGTGCCGGAGCGGCTGATCGAAAAATGCACGCAGGTCTTTGTATCGTAAAATATTATAAAGAAGCTGGATCTGATGCGGGCACAGTTTCCGTTCCGGTGCCCCGCATTCGCAGCTCAGGATCACGCTCGTTTTATTCTGGCGAAGCACTACTTTCACAAAGTCCGTGTAGGCGGCAGGGATTTTGAATATACCGTAATCCACGTCGATTGCCTCGGGTACAATATCAAAAAAGCCCCGCTTTTCCGTGGAAGGCAGCTCGGCGCTGTGGTTCAGGATCACGGAATGCGTCAGTTCGGCCAGGTTGAAGTTGTCCAGAACGTAGGTATGCAGATTGGTACGGATCACGCCAGTGGAAAAAACAATGGAAATTAAGTCGGGAAACCTGTTAAAGGTAGTCACAAGCTGCCCATAACCGGGTTTTATTGTCTGATAAAATCACGAACTTGCCGCACGCCTTTACAGGTCGGGCTTGTATTTGAAAGATCAAATTTAAACATTCTGAAATCATGAAAATAGGCATTGCAGCAGACCACGGAGGATTTGAGCTCAAAGAAAACCTTAAAACATTCCTCACCTCGCAGGGGTACGAAGTGCAGGATTTCGGTGCATTCGAGCTCAACAGTCAGGATGATTACCCTGATTTCGTGGTTCCGCTTTCGAAGGCAATCGCAGGCGGCGAGGTTGATCGCGGACTGGCGGTTTGCGGCAGCGGGGTGGGCGCATCGGTCGTGGCCAATAAAGTCCACGGGGTGCGTGCCGCACTGATCAATGATCACTTTTCGGCCCATCAGGGTGTTGAGGACGATGACCTCAATTTGTTGTGCCTCGGCGGCCGGGTAACGGGCAGCATGGCCGCCCAGGAACTCGTAACCGCTTTCCTGAAGGCAGAGTTTACCGGGGCTGAAAGGCATATGCGCCGGCTCGGAAAGGTAAAAGCATTGGAACAGAACCAGGGTTGAAAGCGCTTTAAACCCATTTTGGCACTATTATTTTGCAAAATCGCGTTGATGAAAACACCCGCGTACCTCATAAGGCATACCGCTTTTTTACTTTTCTGCATTTCCGGCTGGGCACAGGGCCAGCAGACATCCGGCACCACCAGCGTAACCCGGGCCGACTCGGTGGCCGCAAAGCTCGACAGCGTATCCAAACCGCCGCCACCCCTGTTTGATACGATCCGGTACCGGTTTATCGGCGATGGTAACTTCACCAGCGGGAACGTGAACCGCAGCCTGATGGTACTGCGTGCGGAACTCACATTCAGCGGGCCGGCTATCAATATTGCTACCAACCCGCGGTTTACCTACGGTAAGCAAAATGGCTTCCTCGCCGAGCGGGATAGCTATGTGGACGTTTTCGTGGATATTTTTAAAAAAAGCCGCACTTATATGTTCGGGCTCGGGGCGCTGGAAACCAGCAACCTGAGGCGCATTGTACTACGGGTCATGGGCGGCGCAGGCGTGGGATACCGGCTAATCGAGGGTACGGCCAACAACCTTACCCTGACCAATGCAATCCTGTACGAATCAACGGATTTCAGGGAAATAGCGACGGTGACGACCGCACGTAATTCGTTCAGGGTGAAAGGGAAGCACTCCATTTTACAGGATAAGATCAGGATCAATCACATTACTTTCATACAACCTGCATTGAACGATTTATCCAACCTTCGCTGGAATACCATTTTCACATTTGAGCTCCCGCTGAACAAATGGGTGACATTGCGTACCAGCTTTGAGAACTCCTATGAAAGTGTCGTGGAGGCTACCCGGAAGAGAAATGATTCACGGATTACATTCGGGGTTTCAGTCGGGAATAAATAGTTGATCGTGGCCGGGCAGGCTTGTCAGGGAATGCTGTAAAGAATGCTGTCCTTGCTGTTGACACATTAAAATTGCCGGACATGTGTCTTGTTATAGAAACGCAACACCAACCCAGCTTGCAATGAAAGATTCACAGGATGACCGCCGCCAGTTTATCAAGAACTCCGTCAATACCGCAGCAGGGCTGCTCATGTTTCCTGCGCTGGCACCCGAGCGTGCCGTCCATATAACATCTGCCGCACAGGCACAACCTGCTTTTTCAAAGGCGGCCGCTTCAGTAAAGTTTTCGGTTATTGGAATGAACCACGGGCATATTTACGGGCAGGTCGAAGCGATGCTCCGGAGCGGGGGCGAGCTGGTGTCTTTTTACGCCAAGGAAGCCAACCTGAATGCAGAGTTTGCAAAAAAGTATCCCCAGGCCAAACAGGCAAAAAGCGAGGAAGAAATCCTTGAAGATAAATCCATCCAGCTGATCCTGAGCGCGGGTATTCCCGACGAGCGGGCGCCGCTGGGCATCCGCGTGATGAAAAGCGGCAAGGATTACATGGTGGACAAGCCCGGCATTACTACACTCGAACAACTGACGCAGGTACGCAAGGTGCAAAAGGAAACCAAGCATATTTATTCCATCATGTACAGCGAACGCCTCGAAAACCGCGCTACGATCAAGGCCGGCGAACTGATCCGGCAGGGCGTGATCGGGAAAGTGGTACAGACGATCGGTCTGGGTCCTCACCGAATGAACACAGCAACTCGTCCCGAGTGGTTCTTCGACAAAAAACGTTTTGGCGGGATTATCTGTGACATCGGGTCGCACCAATTCGACCAGTTCCTGTTTTTTACGGGAAGTACCAAAGCGGAAGTGGTAGCGTCGCAGGTAGGCAATGTAAATCACCCGCAATATCCCAAATTCGAAGATTTCGGGGATGTAATGCTCAGCGGCAATGGAGGCGCCGGCTACATCCGGGTCGACTGGTTCACGCCGGATGGCTTGAAAACGTGGGGAGACGGCCGGCTTACCGTACTCGGCACCGAAGGATATATTGAGATCCGAAAGAATATCGACATTGCCGGGCGCGAAGGCGGAAACCATCTTTTTGTGGTCAATAATAAGGATACGCAGTACATCGACTGCAGCGCAGTGACTTTGCCTTACGGCCGGCAGCTTTTGGAAGACGTAGTCAACCGCACCGAAACGGCCATGTCGCAGGAGCAATGCTTTCTGGCCACCGAACTTGCCCTCAAAGCGCAGAAAAATGCGAAAATGCTGAATATGGTAAGTTAGCATCGAGTTGTCTGGACATCCAGCAGCTGGAAATAATGCCTGTAAAAAGCGGAGGCGAAGGATACTTTCCTTCGCCTCCGCTTTTTACAGGCTATTACTTAGAATGCCAGCAATACTATCAGAGCAATATATCAGCCTTCTGATAATGCTGCAAAATCTTCTTCGGACAGGTTGATACTTGCTGCGGCGAGGTTTTCGTGCAGGTGTTCCACAGAGCTGGTACCCG harbors:
- a CDS encoding DEAD/DEAH box helicase, which codes for MIRTNLHTYVLDNFNLAELTHSVILNHSAELPSTEKRGFFDIVPEAIDVDYGIFKIPAAYTDFVKVVLRQNKTSVILSCECGAPERKLCPHQIQLLYNILRYKDLRAFFDQPLRHEKIRQAAADYGMENEPEPDRFFALELAGKELLIKPRLKELIPVNAASVAQLETRLMPAAPPELPGEKAVAENRKMIAVLGQNKYYDHFFLELYDAPTTRDGKLKNPLVPLNALEMMWDEADTSVVKFYSAVASFSNNFRNSKTSTDLAGLKSVVRNPLEIDFYYHNSSISENISVASLVPVRMERTEMEPQLMIDQKNQFFQISGELLLNGVALDLETITIRFDYFVLHQDALHLIGSEDTLKIVSFFRQHNQKIMVHASKFEEFRTQLLSRLENRIRITYSYLRPATPRQLEEQGFNDEREKIIYLEETGQYILITPVIRYGPVEVPVFSEKQIYAIDGHGNPFVVARQDAEEVRFISILRRQHPDFEEQNEGRNFFYLHKTRFLSEDWFPMIFEEWQEEDIRILGFNKIMKQRFNLNKARVSVHVISGINWFNTTANVFFGNQKVTLKHLHKAVKNHTRYVQLDDGTTGMLPAQWLEKFAGFFEAGEIAGETIRTPRIAFQSVAEMYDAEMLDKEVRDEIRFLQTRFADFDAIHETKVPAELAASLRHYQQEGLNWLNFLDDFGFGGCLADDMGLGKTVQVIAFLLSQRAKVKQNTNLIIVPTSLIFNWQGEMEKFAPSMKVLTVYGPGRVTDVHEFDRYEVILTSYGTLLSDVNFLKKYRFNYIILDESQAIKNPESQRYKAARLLQSRNRLVLTGTPVENNTFDLYGQLSFACPGLLGTKTQFRNHFSMPIDRFKDNARAMELQKRINPFILRRTKRQVAKELPEKTEMVLYCEMGDEQRKVYNAYELEFFNYLNGTQEIDIPRKSLHILQGLTKLRQICDSPALLNDHLYYGNASAKIDVLMEQIGSKAGEHKILVFSQFVSMLDLIRDELVRSGIQFEYLTGQTKDRAAIVDRFQREQSVRVFLISLKAGGTGLNLTEADYVYLIDPWWNPAVENQAIDRSYRIGQHKNVIAVRLICPDTIEEKIMELQKTKKELAEDLVKTDTSILKSLSRSDLLSLVGR
- a CDS encoding RpiB/LacA/LacB family sugar-phosphate isomerase; translated protein: MKIGIAADHGGFELKENLKTFLTSQGYEVQDFGAFELNSQDDYPDFVVPLSKAIAGGEVDRGLAVCGSGVGASVVANKVHGVRAALINDHFSAHQGVEDDDLNLLCLGGRVTGSMAAQELVTAFLKAEFTGAERHMRRLGKVKALEQNQG
- a CDS encoding DUF481 domain-containing protein, which produces MKTPAYLIRHTAFLLFCISGWAQGQQTSGTTSVTRADSVAAKLDSVSKPPPPLFDTIRYRFIGDGNFTSGNVNRSLMVLRAELTFSGPAINIATNPRFTYGKQNGFLAERDSYVDVFVDIFKKSRTYMFGLGALETSNLRRIVLRVMGGAGVGYRLIEGTANNLTLTNAILYESTDFREIATVTTARNSFRVKGKHSILQDKIRINHITFIQPALNDLSNLRWNTIFTFELPLNKWVTLRTSFENSYESVVEATRKRNDSRITFGVSVGNK
- a CDS encoding Gfo/Idh/MocA family protein, with the translated sequence MKDSQDDRRQFIKNSVNTAAGLLMFPALAPERAVHITSAAQAQPAFSKAAASVKFSVIGMNHGHIYGQVEAMLRSGGELVSFYAKEANLNAEFAKKYPQAKQAKSEEEILEDKSIQLILSAGIPDERAPLGIRVMKSGKDYMVDKPGITTLEQLTQVRKVQKETKHIYSIMYSERLENRATIKAGELIRQGVIGKVVQTIGLGPHRMNTATRPEWFFDKKRFGGIICDIGSHQFDQFLFFTGSTKAEVVASQVGNVNHPQYPKFEDFGDVMLSGNGGAGYIRVDWFTPDGLKTWGDGRLTVLGTEGYIEIRKNIDIAGREGGNHLFVVNNKDTQYIDCSAVTLPYGRQLLEDVVNRTETAMSQEQCFLATELALKAQKNAKMLNMVS